One Micromonospora sp. WMMD1120 genomic region harbors:
- a CDS encoding VOC family protein — MTGPGATQVQINLFCADVEGCLTFYTRLGLTEAFRAPTTGPVEHVEVEAAGIRIGLTSARVANALVGLGVSPGGGVSTELVLWCEDTDAFYDRAVAAGATSVVAPMDSPDGRLHYAWVRDPDGHQVKFVQKR; from the coding sequence ATGACCGGCCCCGGAGCCACCCAGGTCCAGATCAACCTGTTCTGCGCCGACGTGGAGGGGTGTCTCACCTTCTACACCCGGCTCGGGCTGACCGAGGCGTTCCGGGCACCGACCACGGGTCCCGTCGAACACGTCGAGGTGGAGGCTGCCGGCATCCGGATCGGCCTGACGTCGGCGCGGGTCGCCAACGCGCTCGTGGGCCTCGGGGTCAGCCCCGGCGGCGGCGTGTCGACCGAGCTGGTGCTCTGGTGCGAGGACACCGACGCGTTCTACGACCGGGCTGTGGCGGCGGGTGCGACGAGCGTGGTGGCGCCGATGGACTCGCCGGACGGGCGGCTCCACTACGCGTGGGTCCGTGACCCCGACGGCCACCAGGTCAAGTTCGTGCAGAAGCGCTGA
- a CDS encoding zinc metalloprotease, translating into MGQRPNLLTRRVAGVATTTLALLLSTAAVGVVPAASASSAAPGGTCAEPADSHADARAKPGGAARHEPNELTAAQVREREADLAAALRERASHRAGPGVTALATVTIPVVVHVIQENSTRAGGNIPDSMITSQISVLNQAYAGSTGGAATAFAFRLDKINRVTNTSWYPIVQGSSAERSMKSSLRVGGKNTLNIYLGELSNDLLGWATFPQRNLSSMDGVVVLSESLPGGTATNYNQGDTGTHEVGHWLNLYHTFQGGCGGTGDGVSDTPAEASPAYQCPTGRNTCSTAGLDPITNFMDYTYDSCMYQFTPGQASRMLTAWNAYRAA; encoded by the coding sequence ATGGGACAACGTCCCAACCTGCTGACCCGGCGTGTCGCCGGCGTGGCGACCACGACCCTCGCGCTGCTGCTCAGCACCGCCGCGGTGGGGGTCGTTCCGGCCGCTTCGGCCTCCTCCGCGGCGCCGGGCGGCACCTGCGCCGAGCCGGCCGACAGCCACGCCGACGCCCGGGCGAAGCCCGGCGGCGCGGCCCGGCACGAGCCGAACGAGCTGACCGCCGCGCAGGTCCGCGAGCGGGAGGCCGACCTCGCCGCGGCGTTGCGGGAGCGCGCCAGCCACCGCGCCGGCCCCGGCGTGACGGCGCTGGCCACCGTCACCATTCCGGTGGTCGTGCACGTGATCCAGGAGAACAGCACCCGGGCCGGTGGCAACATCCCCGACTCGATGATCACCTCGCAGATCAGCGTGCTCAACCAGGCCTACGCCGGGTCGACCGGCGGCGCGGCCACCGCGTTCGCCTTCCGGCTCGACAAGATCAACCGCGTCACCAACACGTCCTGGTACCCGATCGTCCAAGGTTCGTCAGCAGAGCGGTCGATGAAGTCGTCGCTGCGGGTGGGCGGCAAGAACACGCTCAACATCTACCTCGGCGAGCTGAGCAACGACCTGCTGGGCTGGGCGACCTTCCCGCAGCGCAACCTCAGCAGCATGGACGGCGTGGTCGTGCTGAGCGAGTCTCTGCCGGGCGGCACCGCCACCAACTACAACCAGGGCGACACCGGCACACACGAGGTCGGCCACTGGCTGAACCTTTACCACACCTTCCAGGGTGGCTGCGGCGGCACGGGTGACGGGGTCAGCGACACCCCCGCCGAGGCGTCGCCGGCCTACCAGTGCCCGACCGGCCGGAACACCTGCTCGACGGCTGGCCTGGACCCGATCACCAACTTCATGGACTACACCTACGACTCGTGCATGTACCAGTTCACCCCGGGACAGGCGAGCCGCATGCTCACCGCGTGGAACGCCTACCGCGCGGCCTGA
- a CDS encoding pyridoxamine 5'-phosphate oxidase family protein translates to MASWSEFAADEPRLADGIRVLLQQYGPGFGYLATVRADGGPRVHPVSPVITDDGLFCFIIDSPKRRDLERDGRYALHSFPPEESDDEAYVAGRARPVTDPVRVAQLARSARAEPRVDWRLFEFTVDVAMLTRRDQHGLGFAVGHPAVQVWLDPRAPVAAAAPAAVPQTRPTRRSRDVQCTAA, encoded by the coding sequence ATGGCTTCCTGGTCCGAATTCGCCGCCGACGAGCCCCGCCTCGCCGACGGGATCCGCGTTCTCCTCCAGCAATACGGGCCGGGCTTCGGCTACCTGGCCACGGTCCGCGCCGACGGCGGGCCCCGCGTCCATCCGGTGTCCCCGGTGATCACCGACGACGGTCTCTTCTGTTTCATCATCGACTCGCCGAAGCGCCGTGACCTCGAACGCGACGGCCGCTACGCGCTGCACTCGTTCCCGCCGGAGGAGAGCGACGACGAGGCGTACGTGGCGGGGCGCGCCCGACCGGTGACCGATCCGGTGCGGGTGGCGCAGCTGGCCCGCAGCGCGCGCGCCGAGCCGCGGGTCGACTGGCGGCTGTTCGAGTTCACCGTCGACGTGGCGATGCTCACCCGCCGCGACCAGCACGGTCTGGGCTTCGCGGTGGGTCATCCGGCCGTGCAGGTCTGGCTCGATCCGCGCGCTCCGGTCGCGGCGGCGGCGCCGGCAGCCGTACCGCAGACGCGCCCGACCCGTCGCAGCCGCGACGTCCAGTGCACGGCCGCCTGA
- a CDS encoding NlpC/P60 family protein, with protein MALHAPRPSSRWSAPADPASIVPRPRWSRFTTVLAALAGVAVVLTGSATAAHADPSVAEIERQIDADWNKLEPIIERHNATRIDLAAKRKQTEALAARIAPLERQVDAAMDKVSALAVRAYKGENVSTVNAMLGSRSPSDVVVQLEMLDRFAHNQQKDVREVADLRDRLAAQKAPLDEMVAQLTRTEAQLAAKKKQINEEIDRLQKLRLKVYGNGGGGPLRPAPCPASYPGGGAGVAVKFACAQIGKPYVWGAEGPNSYDCSGLMLAAWAKAGVSLPHNAAAQSRVTKNVSRGDLRPGDLVFYYSDIHHVGMYVGDGWVVHASQAGQPVKMKKVDDGPIHSYGRPG; from the coding sequence GTGGCACTCCATGCCCCGCGGCCGTCGTCCCGGTGGTCGGCGCCAGCCGACCCGGCGTCGATCGTGCCGCGCCCACGCTGGTCCCGCTTCACCACAGTTCTCGCCGCGCTGGCCGGCGTCGCCGTCGTCCTGACCGGCAGCGCCACGGCGGCCCACGCCGACCCGTCCGTCGCCGAGATCGAGCGCCAGATCGACGCCGACTGGAACAAGCTCGAACCCATCATCGAACGGCACAACGCCACCCGGATCGACCTGGCCGCGAAGCGTAAGCAGACCGAGGCGCTGGCCGCCCGGATCGCACCGCTGGAGCGTCAGGTCGACGCCGCGATGGATAAGGTCAGCGCCCTGGCCGTACGCGCGTACAAGGGCGAGAACGTCTCGACCGTCAACGCGATGCTGGGCAGCCGGTCACCCAGCGACGTGGTCGTCCAACTCGAGATGCTCGACCGGTTCGCGCACAACCAGCAGAAGGACGTCCGCGAGGTAGCCGACCTGCGTGACCGGTTGGCCGCGCAGAAGGCGCCGCTGGACGAGATGGTGGCCCAGCTCACCCGCACCGAGGCCCAGCTGGCGGCCAAGAAGAAGCAGATCAACGAGGAGATCGACAGACTGCAGAAGCTGCGCCTCAAGGTGTACGGCAACGGTGGCGGCGGCCCCCTGCGTCCGGCGCCCTGCCCGGCCAGCTACCCCGGCGGCGGTGCGGGCGTCGCTGTCAAGTTCGCCTGCGCGCAGATCGGCAAGCCCTACGTGTGGGGCGCCGAGGGCCCGAACTCGTACGACTGCTCCGGTTTGATGCTGGCGGCCTGGGCGAAGGCCGGCGTGTCGCTGCCGCACAACGCCGCCGCGCAGAGCCGCGTCACCAAGAACGTCAGCAGGGGCGACCTGCGCCCCGGTGACCTGGTCTTCTACTACAGCGACATCCACCACGTCGGCATGTACGTCGGCGACGGCTGGGTGGTGCACGCCTCGCAGGCCGGCCAGCCGGTCAAGATGAAGAAGGTCGACGACGGCCCGATCCACAGCTACGGCCGCCCGGGCTGA
- a CDS encoding N-acetylmuramoyl-L-alanine amidase, protein MSTRSRALLAVAVVAAASAVPLSTGPAAAATPTADRQQQYAAASAEYGVPTVVLLGVSYLESRWDSNAGTPSTSGGYGPMHLTDARHVVSLPPRGHHDTDTEDPRGDDSRPARVPAPRSTTDPAPSTAALQTVDTAATLTGVSPDALRTDPALNIRGGAALLRAYQREVGGPIGTDTDPAAWYGAVARYSGADSADAAAAFADEVFTTIGAGESRVTDDGQRVTLAARAVRPDRSWLDRLGLRRLARPDGLECPRTISCEWIPAPYEAFGDGDYGNHDLSDRPARQKIEYIVIHDTEASWATTLQLVQDPTYVSWHYSLRSVDGHIAQHVRTKDVGWHAGNWYVNAKSIGLEHEGFAAQGTWYTEAMYRTSAELVRHLALRLGIPLDRQHIIGHDNVPGTVASTVRGMHWDPGPYWDWTHYFDLLHAPRLDTGTPATGLVRIDPDFATNQPAFTGCVTAGAPCPPRGSSAVVLRSAPAPDAPLVNDVALRPDGTPNTMEVSDHGARASAGQTYALAGRQGDWTAIWYLGQRAWFHNPASAPTASWTVGVVATPKPGKATIPVYGRAYPEQAAYPDGVPYQTISPLQYTLAAGQRYAVGAVLGGEYYRASTVDGSSPGDWTVIRGENRYAQIQFGHRIMYVDLADVRLLPSPVGAPR, encoded by the coding sequence GTGTCGACCCGGTCCCGCGCGCTGCTCGCCGTCGCCGTGGTCGCCGCCGCCAGCGCGGTGCCGCTGTCCACCGGCCCGGCGGCCGCCGCCACGCCCACCGCCGACCGCCAACAGCAGTACGCCGCCGCGTCGGCCGAGTACGGCGTGCCGACCGTCGTGCTGCTCGGCGTCTCCTACCTGGAATCACGCTGGGACAGCAACGCCGGCACGCCGAGCACCAGCGGCGGCTACGGCCCCATGCACCTCACCGACGCCCGGCACGTGGTGAGCCTGCCCCCGCGCGGCCACCACGACACCGACACCGAGGACCCACGCGGCGACGACTCCCGTCCCGCCCGCGTCCCCGCGCCCCGCTCGACGACCGACCCCGCGCCGTCCACCGCCGCGTTGCAGACCGTGGACACCGCCGCCACGCTGACCGGCGTCTCGCCCGACGCGCTGCGTACCGATCCGGCCCTCAACATCAGGGGTGGCGCCGCGCTGCTGCGGGCGTACCAACGGGAGGTCGGTGGGCCGATCGGCACGGACACCGACCCGGCCGCCTGGTACGGCGCGGTGGCCCGCTACTCCGGCGCGGACAGCGCCGACGCCGCCGCGGCCTTCGCCGACGAGGTCTTCACCACCATCGGCGCGGGCGAGTCCCGGGTGACCGACGACGGCCAGCGGGTCACCCTGGCGGCTCGCGCGGTGCGGCCCGACCGGTCCTGGTTGGACCGGCTGGGCCTGCGCCGTCTGGCCCGCCCGGACGGGCTGGAGTGCCCACGCACCATCTCCTGCGAGTGGATACCGGCGCCCTACGAGGCATTCGGCGACGGCGACTACGGCAACCACGACCTGTCCGACCGGCCCGCCCGGCAGAAGATCGAGTACATAGTCATCCACGACACCGAGGCGAGTTGGGCGACGACCCTCCAACTCGTCCAGGACCCGACCTACGTGAGCTGGCACTACTCGCTGCGCTCGGTCGACGGGCACATCGCCCAGCACGTGCGGACCAAGGACGTCGGCTGGCACGCCGGCAACTGGTACGTCAACGCCAAGTCGATCGGTCTGGAGCACGAGGGCTTCGCGGCGCAGGGCACCTGGTACACCGAGGCGATGTACCGCACGTCGGCGGAGCTGGTCCGGCACCTCGCGCTGCGGTTGGGCATCCCGCTGGACCGCCAGCACATCATCGGGCACGACAACGTGCCCGGCACCGTCGCGTCGACGGTACGCGGGATGCACTGGGACCCGGGGCCGTACTGGGACTGGACGCACTACTTCGACCTGCTGCACGCGCCCCGGCTGGACACCGGCACCCCGGCCACCGGACTGGTGCGGATCGACCCGGACTTCGCCACCAACCAGCCGGCGTTCACCGGCTGCGTCACCGCCGGTGCGCCCTGCCCGCCGCGCGGGTCCTCGGCGGTGGTGCTGCGGAGCGCACCCGCGCCGGACGCGCCGCTGGTCAACGACGTCGCGCTCCGCCCCGACGGCACACCGAACACGATGGAGGTGTCGGATCACGGGGCCCGCGCCTCCGCCGGGCAGACGTACGCGCTCGCCGGGCGGCAGGGCGACTGGACGGCGATCTGGTACCTCGGGCAGCGGGCCTGGTTCCACAACCCCGCGTCCGCGCCGACGGCGAGCTGGACCGTCGGCGTCGTGGCCACGCCGAAACCCGGAAAGGCCACCATCCCGGTGTACGGGCGGGCGTACCCCGAGCAGGCGGCGTACCCGGACGGGGTGCCCTACCAGACGATCTCGCCGTTGCAGTACACGCTCGCCGCCGGGCAGCGGTACGCCGTCGGCGCGGTGCTGGGCGGCGAGTACTACCGGGCCAGCACCGTCGACGGCTCGTCACCCGGCGACTGGACGGTGATCCGCGGCGAGAACCGGTACGCGCAGATCCAGTTCGGTCACCGGATCATGTACGTCGACCTCGCCGACGTACGGTTGTTGCCGTCCCCGGTGGGCGCACCACGCTGA
- the dcd gene encoding dCTP deaminase, whose product MLLSDRDLVSEIKAGTLGLDPFEPTLVQPSSIDVRLDRLFRVFNNHLYTHIDPAMQQDDLTSVVEVPDGEPFVLHPGEFVLASTLEVISLGDQLAGRLEGKSSLGRLGLLTHSTAGFIDPGFSGHVTLELSNVANLPITLWPGMKIGQLCIFRLSSPAEHPYGSVVYGSRYQGQRGPTPSRAWQHWRTWPTR is encoded by the coding sequence ATGCTGCTCTCCGACCGCGACCTGGTCTCCGAGATCAAGGCCGGCACGCTGGGCCTGGACCCGTTCGAGCCGACCCTGGTCCAGCCGTCCAGCATCGACGTCCGGCTCGACCGGCTGTTCCGGGTCTTCAACAACCACCTCTACACCCACATCGACCCCGCCATGCAGCAGGACGACCTGACGTCGGTGGTCGAGGTGCCGGACGGCGAGCCGTTCGTGCTGCACCCGGGCGAGTTCGTGCTCGCCTCGACGCTGGAGGTCATCTCGCTCGGTGACCAGCTCGCCGGTCGGCTGGAGGGCAAGAGCTCACTGGGCCGGCTCGGGCTGTTGACGCACTCCACCGCCGGCTTCATCGACCCGGGCTTCTCCGGTCACGTCACGCTGGAGCTCTCGAACGTGGCGAATTTACCGATCACCCTCTGGCCCGGCATGAAGATCGGGCAGCTCTGCATCTTCCGGCTCTCCTCGCCGGCCGAGCACCCGTACGGCTCGGTGGTTTACGGGTCGCGCTACCAGGGTCAGCGCGGGCCGACGCCGAGCCGCGCCTGGCAGCACTGGCGCACCTGGCCCACCCGCTGA